Sequence from the Nasonia vitripennis strain AsymCx chromosome 5, Nvit_psr_1.1, whole genome shotgun sequence genome:
ACCCTGTATCCAACGGAATTCCCTCGTTCGGCTTACGAGTCAGTGGTTTCAATTCAGCCTCTGGTGAACCAACTGATGTTGAAAGTGTCTCGCGACGGTGACTTTCTGAAAGAGACTCTGTCCGAAGCCGGTAAAGTCGACGACTTTACAGGACGACTACTAGAGCTTCACGATATTGTACAGAGAGAAGGGTGTGTTCAAAACGTCGAGCTCGGTTTGTTCAGAGCTGATTATATGCTAGACGTGAACAGGTGCGATGCAGGTGGTCATGAAGCGAAGAGCTGCAAACAGGTCGAGGTAGGAAGATCTTTGGtgaacgattttttttactgAGCTACAATACTCGATGAAGAATATATTTGATTTTCTAATGTGAATGACCCAATGAATGTCACAGGTAAACACTATAGCAAGTGGTCAAGGATGGATCGGTACGGCTTGTTCCAGACTACACCGTTATGTTCTAGAGGAGGCGAATTTACTAGAACGCATAGCCGATTTGCCGGTTAATAATCCGCTTGAAGGGCTTTGTCGAGGAATGCTCGACGCTTGGAAGATGTACAACAACCCCAGGTGaacatgtatttaaattatagtATTCGAAATATTCGATATAATAGCATATGTTATTTGAACTTGAAAAAATCTTCATCgataataatactttttagAATTACAGAAAGTTTTCGTATAACGGAATAAAATTCACGTGCAAGAAAAGCGAAAAGCGCCGCATAAATGATTGTAGGCAATAGAGTAATCGTGAATAAAGACTTAACAATTACATTTAATTAGTATTGTTATGAAGTAATAAGGAAGCTAAGTGACTGGAGTTAGAGTAGAGAAAGAACTCAATTATGTAGGTTCAAAACACAGGCTCCCGATATAACGGGAGTAATCAAATTGTAATTATCTAAAATATGTCTATATAAGGTATAACCTCTTTCCAATACTGAAAAATATCACGTGTAAATCGTGTGACAATTGTGTTGTATTCGCGTGATTTATATcctaatttaaaatgtaattcAGAAATACTAAAAACGATAACTACGAATAAGCAAAATAGAGAATCTGTATTAAATTGCAGGGTGTTTGCTAATTTACAAACATCATTTTtagtgataataatatttcagaattttattttaaaattataggaCATAATCGTATagtaaatttttgaaaatctaaAAGCTGTATTATATCTgaaatattgtaaaacataatatgaaaatcatcctaccctactgaaaaaagcaGATAACAAGCAGCTGATTATTAGCCGATAATCTGCTGTTAAACATGcaaaaacgtcagctgattattaggTGATTATTGAagctgaatatttttattaaagctaaTAGTTACAAAAATGGGTGTGTATGAAATTACATGTTagtgataatcagctgattatcaggtgataatcatcaaaaatttgttaacctttcttaatattttttcaaagtagtttaaaattaattaaatttataaaattcatataATGAGGGCCTAATACGGTCTTATCATtcagatgataacaccaacACATTTGCTTTgagctacaaaatttttatttattaatattttaaaaaatttttgttttaatgaaattattacaaaataaaaattttggcaACCAGTgatttggtgttatcatctgaATGGTGAAACCGTAATGGCCCTTATTATGtgagttttattaattttattaatttaaaacaacttcgaaaaaaatactaaaggttaaaaatgtttgatgattgtcattagcattttatctcatataaacgcatatttgtaactattagcttaaataaaaatgttaagcTGCTATCACCTGTTTATTAGCTGAGGTTTTGGCATAATTATCAGCAATTATCATCAGCTGCTAATAATCAGTcgattgtcatctgctttttttaGTAGGGGATAACAATTACATTTAATTAGTATTGTTATGAAGTAATAAGGAAGCTAAGTAACTGGAGTTAGAGTAGAGAAAGAACTCAATTATGTAGGTTCAAAACACAGCTCCCGATATAACGGGAGTAATCAAATTGTAATTATCTAAAACATGTCTATATAAGGTGCAATCTCTTTCCAATACTGAAAAATATCACGCGTAAATCGTGTGACAATTGTGTTGTATTCGCATGATTTATATCctaatttaaaatgaaattcgGAAATACTAAAAACGATATCTACAAATAGAGAATCTGTATTAAATCGCAGGGTGTTTGCTAATTTACAAATATCATTTTTAGTGATGGTAATATGtcagaattttattttaaaattataggaTATAATCGTATagtaaatttttgaaaatctaaaaactgTATTATATCCGAAATATCGTAAAACataatatgaaaatcatcCTATAGTCATAACTTTCTATAGTTGTAGCTAATAATAGATTCTGACGGTACTTTCAGCGAGTATAAGTCTAATAAACATAACAAAATAATCGGTAATCTAATCCATAGTGCGGCGATTCTCTTCGTCGTCGAGGACAAGCCTCGCCACATCGGTGACCAGCGTCAGCACGAGTACGAGCTACGACGTCAACTCGGCCATCGGATATCAGTCCTACGTCGTAGTCTGGGTCAGTTATCTCTGTGCGCTTCTCTTTCGGATGAACGCCACCTCCTGGTGGACGGTAAGGAGGTGGCTTTGGTGTATTTGCGCAGCGGATACTCGCCTAGTCAGTACCCGAGCGAAGCTGAGTGGAATGCGAGGTTGACACTCGAGAGATCAAGGGCAATAAAGTGCCCGAATGTCGGGATGCACTTAGCAGGCTGTAAGAAGGTGCAGGTGAAGCTAGCGATGAACGGAGTTCTGGAGAAGTTCCTGGAAGACGAGATGGACTGTCGGAGGATGAAGAATTTCTTCACAGGTATGGTTTGTGAATGATACTCTGTTAATCTATTTTATAGTATCTCTTCCTTATAAAGTTTGACATCGTTGAGCTTTATACTCttgataatataaaaacgATCGGCGCCTTACCAATCACGGAATTATCTCCTTAAATGCCCATAAACGTTATAATTACCTAATATACGATATTAACATCATTACAACACCCTGCTAAAAAAAGTCAATATAAATCGATAACACCTCTTATCAAATTGAATGGTAAGTCTTAATCAcgatttttgcaataaaactcGATAAAATTAGATTGGGTCAATgggaatcgattaaaatctatagaGAAATCAATGGATTTTAATTGCTGTTTTCcatctatttatttcaattattgtttttcatataaaattgAATCGACTTCTATTGACCCTATCGAATTTAATCTAGTTTTAATGCGAAAATAGCGATTAAGACTTACCATTCAATTCAATAAGATGTCTTATCGATTTCAATGTACTTCTATAGACTATAAAATTCTATACTCtataaaatttacatatatattCTAGTCGATTCTCGCgcgttttataaaaaataaataaatattaataatagtgTACGTCACCTGCAGGTCTTTACTTCTTGGACTCTGACTCCGAATCCATCATCTCGAAGGCTCTCAGCCACCCTGACGACTTCGTCCTGAAACCACAGCGCGAAGGCGGCGCCAACAACTTCTTCGGCGAAGACCTCAGGTCTAAGCTTGAGTCGATTCGTCACAGCGACGAGCGAAATGCGTGGATCCTCATGGACAAAATCAGACCCGTCGTCACAAGTAATCAGTTGATCAGGCCCGATGTGGCGGACAACAGACCCGTGGACGTCACGTCAGAATTGGGGATCTTCGGTGTGGTGCTGAGCAACGGAGAAAAGATCTTGAGGAATTTGGCCGTGGGTCACACGCTTAGGACTAAGCTGGCCAAGAGCAACGAAGGAGGTGTTTCCAGCGGGTTCGGTGCTTGTGACAGTCCGCTTCTGGTTGGAGATAGCAAAgctgttttataaataaagacttttaattttaaatgtcATGAAGTTTTTAGTTACATACTGTTTAGTTATAAGTTTATACCTCGTAAAATAATcttcgataaaaaaaactcatatATCTATAATACGAATTCACTTTTACCTTTACGCGGATATACATACGACTATACGAGCTACTTTTAGACTAAGTACTTATCATTATGGCACAACCCAatcagtgtgtgtgtgtgtgtgtgtgtgtgtgtgtttgtgcaGTGACGTCGGTGCCACAGCAGCCTTTGTCTTTATCTATCTTTTTTTGCATACTTATACTTCTACAAGTTCTAACGCTCGCACGTTGACATATTCACCACCCACGCACTACTATCAACAGTCATCAGGTTTGTCTGCCACTAGCTCGCGCAGTCCGCACTGCTATGCTACTGCATTTCG
This genomic interval carries:
- the LOC100124187 gene encoding glutathione synthetase-like, translating into MDVRCHDDDDVVKAAKDWALVNGLVARTSNKLEECPTDRVEFVPFTLYPTEFPRSAYESVVSIQPLVNQLMLKVSRDGDFLKETLSEAGKVDDFTGRLLELHDIVQREGCVQNVELGLFRADYMLDVNRCDAGGHEAKSCKQVEVNTIASGQGWIGTACSRLHRYVLEEANLLERIADLPVNNPLEGLCRGMLDAWKMYNNPSAAILFVVEDKPRHIGDQRQHEYELRRQLGHRISVLRRSLGQLSLCASLSDERHLLVDGKEVALVYLRSGYSPSQYPSEAEWNARLTLERSRAIKCPNVGMHLAGCKKVQVKLAMNGVLEKFLEDEMDCRRMKNFFTGLYFLDSDSESIISKALSHPDDFVLKPQREGGANNFFGEDLRSKLESIRHSDERNAWILMDKIRPVVTSNQLIRPDVADNRPVDVTSELGIFGVVLSNGEKILRNLAVGHTLRTKLAKSNEGGVSSGFGACDSPLLVGDSKAVL